A genome region from Marinobacter panjinensis includes the following:
- the mnmC gene encoding bifunctional tRNA (5-methylaminomethyl-2-thiouridine)(34)-methyltransferase MnmD/FAD-dependent 5-carboxymethylaminomethyl-2-thiouridine(34) oxidoreductase MnmC has protein sequence MTMDIRPPSIETANIEWRDGVPCSTRFADVYFSRDDGLEEARHGFIGHNRLADRFSRVPAGSAFVIAETGFGTGLNFLAAWQTWEASNPGDNACLHFISAERYPLDRNDLSQALSLWPELENYAAELLEHYPPPVQGAHRLVLAGGRIRLTLFFGDVLEAWRELDFQADAWFLDGFVPARNPRMWDEAAITALRKHSRPGTTIATATSAGDVRRLLVNAGFSLWETPGFGSRPEMLAGELPMAPDVPARECSTSSRSIAIIGAGVAGSLLARNLAERGLEVTLIDKASDAGTAASGNYQGALYVKLGVEFNDQAKLGLSSLLFSQRYYAQSGSDCWHPTGLIQLAYSDVEADRQARFTARNDYPSAVLRSVDATEATRLAGIPLQSGGLWFPHSGWLEPGRLCRSLASHPRIHRCFGFDVHRLTPCNGKWHIAGNGEQDVVADRVVICAGHLSPKLIPLRNEFRFRTIRGQVSHLPASSLNNPAVVLCGPGYINPAYKGIALTGASFDLHDHSPGLSAESHRENLSMLTSMVPAALNSAAEQPDPALLEGKVGFRCTTHDYQPVAGPLTDPAGRPLEGIDLFTGLGSKGLSYAPLLAEYLADRITDQPQCLPASLARRVATQRCHKREIPQSETIGV, from the coding sequence GTGACCATGGATATCAGGCCCCCCTCCATAGAAACCGCCAACATCGAGTGGCGTGACGGTGTTCCCTGTTCCACACGGTTTGCCGATGTCTATTTCAGCCGTGATGACGGTCTTGAAGAAGCCCGTCACGGCTTTATTGGCCACAATCGGCTGGCTGACAGGTTTTCCAGGGTTCCGGCCGGCAGCGCCTTTGTTATCGCCGAAACGGGTTTTGGCACCGGGCTGAATTTTCTGGCCGCCTGGCAGACCTGGGAAGCATCGAACCCCGGCGACAACGCCTGCCTGCACTTTATTTCCGCTGAACGTTACCCTCTTGACCGCAACGATCTCAGCCAGGCCCTTTCCTTGTGGCCGGAGCTCGAAAACTACGCAGCGGAACTGCTGGAACACTATCCCCCACCGGTCCAGGGCGCTCATCGCCTGGTACTCGCCGGCGGGCGCATCCGGCTGACACTGTTTTTCGGCGATGTGCTGGAAGCCTGGCGCGAACTCGACTTCCAGGCGGATGCGTGGTTTCTCGATGGCTTTGTCCCGGCCAGAAATCCCCGCATGTGGGACGAAGCGGCGATCACAGCACTGAGAAAGCACAGCCGCCCTGGCACCACGATCGCCACTGCCACTTCGGCTGGCGACGTACGCAGGCTGCTGGTGAACGCCGGATTCTCGTTATGGGAAACACCCGGATTCGGCAGCAGGCCGGAGATGCTCGCCGGAGAACTTCCCATGGCCCCGGACGTGCCTGCCCGGGAGTGCTCCACATCCTCCCGCTCCATCGCCATCATTGGAGCAGGCGTAGCCGGTAGCCTGCTGGCTCGCAACCTCGCCGAGCGTGGCCTTGAGGTGACACTGATAGACAAGGCATCGGACGCGGGAACAGCCGCATCCGGCAACTACCAGGGCGCCCTGTACGTGAAGCTCGGCGTGGAGTTCAACGATCAGGCAAAACTTGGACTGAGTTCATTGCTGTTCAGTCAGCGCTATTACGCTCAATCCGGCAGCGATTGCTGGCATCCGACCGGCCTTATCCAACTGGCCTACAGCGACGTGGAAGCAGACCGACAGGCCCGATTCACTGCACGCAACGATTACCCGTCGGCCGTACTCCGCTCCGTCGATGCCACCGAGGCCACCCGATTAGCCGGCATCCCGCTTCAAAGCGGCGGCCTCTGGTTTCCCCACAGTGGCTGGCTGGAGCCAGGCAGGCTGTGCCGCTCGCTGGCAAGCCACCCACGGATACATCGCTGTTTCGGCTTTGATGTACACCGGCTGACTCCCTGCAATGGCAAGTGGCACATCGCAGGAAACGGTGAGCAGGATGTGGTTGCCGACCGGGTGGTGATATGTGCCGGACACCTCAGCCCGAAATTGATACCGCTGCGCAACGAATTCCGCTTCCGGACCATTCGTGGCCAGGTTTCCCATTTACCGGCATCCTCACTTAACAACCCCGCCGTTGTGCTCTGCGGACCGGGATACATCAATCCTGCTTACAAGGGTATAGCGCTGACAGGCGCAAGCTTCGATCTTCACGATCACTCGCCGGGGCTTTCTGCTGAAAGCCACCGCGAAAATCTCTCGATGCTGACGTCCATGGTGCCTGCTGCGCTCAACAGTGCGGCAGAGCAGCCAGACCCAGCGCTGCTTGAGGGAAAAGTGGGATTTCGCTGCACAACCCACGATTACCAGCCGGTGGCCGGCCCCCTCACAGACCCGGCGGGCCGCCCCCTTGAAGGCATCGACCTGTTTACCGGGTTGGGCAGCAAAGGGCTTAGCTACGCGCCACTGCTGGCGGAGTATCTGGCCGACCGGATCACCGACCAGCCACAGTGCCTTCCAGCTTCCCTGGCCCGGCGGGTGGCGACCCAACGCTGCCACAAGCGGGAAATACCGCAATCGGAAACTATTGGCGTCTGA
- a CDS encoding peptidylprolyl isomerase gives MTNPVKPFRYVMQIVLCVTLLLGIASSLSAQERQNELPQVIIETSEGVIEVTLRPDIAPATVENFLTYVQNGFYEGTIFHRVIPGFMIQGGGFDENLSRKETGDPVRNEARPTAKNLRGTIAMARTSSPDSATSQFFINLTDNSFLDAGVRGPGYAVFGKVTGGMGVVDAIAGKQTGQSRGMADVPNEPIVIHSVSQRKADSATE, from the coding sequence ATGACAAATCCCGTTAAACCGTTTCGATATGTGATGCAGATCGTTCTCTGTGTAACCCTGTTGCTGGGCATTGCCTCATCACTGTCTGCCCAGGAGCGTCAGAATGAACTGCCGCAGGTGATCATTGAAACCAGCGAGGGTGTGATTGAAGTAACGCTGCGCCCGGACATCGCACCGGCAACCGTTGAGAATTTCCTTACATACGTCCAGAACGGGTTCTACGAAGGCACCATCTTCCACCGGGTTATTCCGGGCTTCATGATCCAGGGTGGCGGCTTTGACGAAAACCTCAGCCGCAAGGAGACCGGTGATCCGGTGCGCAACGAGGCCAGACCAACGGCCAAAAACCTGCGCGGCACCATTGCCATGGCCCGCACCAGCTCGCCGGATTCCGCTACGTCACAGTTCTTCATTAACCTGACCGACAACAGCTTTCTGGATGCCGGTGTTCGCGGCCCTGGCTATGCCGTGTTTGGCAAGGTCACCGGCGGCATGGGCGTTGTAGATGCCATCGCCGGCAAACAAACCGGCCAGTCTCGTGGCATGGCCGATGTGCCAAACGAACCCATCGTTATTCACAGCGTGTCCCAGAGAAAAGCCGACAGTGCTACAGAATAG
- the zipA gene encoding cell division protein ZipA yields MSLREWLIAIGILVILGIVIDGLRRMRRARKESIAISSGMGADDLDDSPLDKDFNPELPNGGARTISRDTLEERGYVKPEKSRFAKPQPKPTRPIVSSTRDETQDEAAPEEAAEDFAASETDSSSFQSDTGWGAVDDEPEMPAADDAIIGEPRVVGSERSDEPRHPSKDQGESVPPTVTTEVEEDTARRDQAVRSSSQPLAGANRPEAREVVVINVLAKSGQNFTGTQLKALFEACGLEYGDMDIYHRHEQTDTTSPVQFSVASAVEPGTFKPEDMPGLSTPGISFFMSMPGPTNSMQAFEFMLETAQCVVRNLGGELKDERRSVMTPQTIEHCRQRIREFERKQRSPRK; encoded by the coding sequence ATGTCTCTTAGGGAATGGTTAATTGCCATCGGTATCCTGGTTATTCTGGGTATTGTGATTGACGGGTTACGCCGCATGCGGCGCGCCCGCAAGGAATCGATTGCCATTTCCTCCGGCATGGGGGCGGATGACCTTGACGACTCCCCGCTCGACAAGGACTTCAATCCCGAGCTCCCCAATGGCGGGGCGCGCACCATTTCCCGCGATACACTGGAAGAACGCGGCTATGTAAAGCCGGAAAAAAGCCGTTTTGCGAAGCCGCAGCCGAAGCCTACCCGCCCTATAGTTTCCAGTACCAGGGACGAGACCCAAGACGAAGCTGCGCCGGAAGAGGCCGCGGAGGATTTTGCCGCCAGTGAGACCGACAGCAGCTCGTTTCAGTCCGATACCGGGTGGGGCGCGGTTGACGATGAACCGGAAATGCCTGCAGCAGACGACGCTATTATCGGAGAACCCAGGGTTGTTGGCAGCGAAAGATCCGATGAGCCTCGGCACCCGAGCAAAGATCAGGGCGAGTCCGTGCCGCCCACGGTGACTACCGAAGTGGAAGAGGATACCGCCCGTCGCGATCAGGCGGTCCGCAGCTCAAGTCAGCCATTGGCCGGCGCAAACCGTCCTGAAGCCCGGGAAGTGGTGGTCATCAACGTACTGGCAAAGAGCGGGCAGAATTTCACTGGAACCCAACTCAAGGCACTGTTTGAGGCCTGCGGTCTTGAGTACGGTGACATGGACATCTATCACCGTCACGAGCAGACCGACACAACCAGTCCTGTCCAGTTCAGCGTTGCCAGCGCCGTGGAGCCGGGCACCTTCAAACCGGAAGACATGCCGGGGCTTTCCACGCCGGGCATCAGCTTCTTCATGAGTATGCCCGGACCAACCAACTCCATGCAGGCTTTCGAGTTCATGCTGGAGACCGCGCAGTGTGTGGTGCGCAACCTGGGTGGCGAACTGAAAGATGAGCGGCGCAGCGTGATGACTCCGCAGACCATCGAGCACTGCCGCCAGCGCATTCGTGAATTTGAACGCAAGCAACGATCCCCCCGAAAATGA
- a CDS encoding CBS domain-containing protein yields MSIHVSEPGRPIGTRLPEIFRGRRVGNVTELTESHNIDISHSDTTDAEFQQAARSGRHRALEEYGAAAAGEPKERRAYLPVSQICTPALFSLPATATVADALDTMEENGIHHIVISAEGNVAGLVDLRWLLVWLHQSGANALGSGFVNIELPAFLTASPETDAHQLARLMLAHQLNAALVIDETGQPSGIVTSTDYLRLYASAGRHEGSV; encoded by the coding sequence ATGTCCATTCATGTCAGTGAGCCCGGCCGCCCGATCGGTACACGCCTTCCGGAGATATTTCGGGGCCGCCGCGTGGGCAACGTCACAGAACTGACGGAATCCCACAACATCGATATCAGCCACAGCGACACCACCGATGCCGAGTTTCAGCAGGCAGCCAGGTCCGGCCGTCATCGTGCGCTTGAGGAATACGGTGCTGCCGCAGCCGGGGAGCCCAAAGAACGGCGAGCGTATCTACCGGTTTCCCAGATCTGCACACCGGCTCTGTTTTCGTTGCCCGCTACCGCCACTGTGGCCGACGCACTGGATACCATGGAAGAAAACGGTATCCATCACATTGTCATTTCCGCCGAGGGCAACGTGGCGGGGCTTGTGGATCTGAGATGGCTGCTGGTCTGGCTGCACCAATCCGGCGCCAATGCTCTGGGTTCCGGTTTTGTGAATATCGAGTTACCCGCGTTCCTCACGGCCTCTCCGGAAACCGATGCACATCAGCTGGCCAGGCTGATGCTCGCCCACCAGCTCAATGCTGCGCTGGTCATCGATGAAACCGGCCAGCCTTCCGGCATTGTAACGAGTACTGATTATCTCCGGCTTTACGCCAGCGCAGGCAGGCACGAGGGCAGCGTGTAG
- the smc gene encoding chromosome segregation protein SMC: MRLKSIKLSGFKSFVDPTTVPFPSNMTAVVGPNGCGKSNIIDAVRWVMGESSAKYLRGESMSDVIFNGSSARKPVGQASIELVFDNSDGSAPGEFVRFNEISVRRRVSREGQSEYFLNGSKCRRRDITDLFLGTGLGPRSYAIIEQGMISRLIEAKPEELRVYIEEAAGISKYKERRKETESRIRRTQENLERLTDLREELGRQLQHLERQAQAAEKYKAYKQEERQKKAELTVLRWQTLDKDLQTWRSRIRDTELELEKQLSERVGLETSLESLRGSHQERNEHFNRAQARYYEAGADIARIEQSLEHQRERSRQTATELDQAMANQRELARELEQDQEKLSGIQADLDMLEPEQESLTLKSEESGEKLQSAEDAMSEWQHNWEDFSARSADSRRQAELAQSRIRSLENAIEQLLTRQQRLKDEQELLESQLDRAELDDFLEQQETLELQREEASERIEAVQDELQEARHQQRDAEQATTDARQQVQSLRASLESQQALLEEQMGGHDDALQAWLNERGLSNSPRLARQLRIEDGWEFAVEQVIGRFTQGLSVPGLGSVQSEMAAAPRGLALVSSESGSAGPSEGLAGKVTGAGGMASVLALVETAESMEEALGRQSTLETGKSIITREGAWLSADWILMPDSDAAQVGVIERQKKVTALAEELEQAEAALETATDNLDRLLERSERAEAARDEAQARLAAADRELATLSSKISGLKARAEQIDARLQRIRDDLADVSMNLEEQQEQLQETREEWQQALASTEDSDEEKERLLERRDLLRENLDRLRQEARHDRDHAHQLQLQLQSLNSQRDGLHQTIERTQLQKERIDERLDILRESRENAEEPIEDLQMQLEGLLDRRLAEEEKLGVARDALEEIDQEVREREQRRSRIEHTIQDVRADLEKLKMESQALEIRAGNHLEQLEELDVRLQEVLSTLPEDASEKGWADELEKLASRIQRLGAINLAAIEEYQVQSERKTYLDSQHEDLMEALETLDTAIRKIDRETRQRFKETFDQVNGGLQALFPKVFGGGNAYLELTGEDLLETGVAIMARPPGKKNSTIHLLSGGEKALTAIALVFSIFQLNPAPFCMLDEVDAPLDDANVGRYANLVKEMSKQVQFIYITHNKIAMEMADQLMGVTMHEQGCSRLVSVDVEEATALAEA; this comes from the coding sequence ATGCGCCTGAAATCCATCAAACTGTCCGGTTTCAAGTCTTTCGTGGACCCTACCACGGTACCCTTTCCCTCCAACATGACCGCGGTGGTGGGCCCCAACGGCTGTGGCAAGTCCAATATCATTGATGCCGTGCGCTGGGTCATGGGTGAAAGCTCTGCCAAGTACCTCCGTGGTGAGTCCATGTCGGACGTCATTTTCAATGGCTCCAGTGCCCGCAAGCCGGTGGGCCAGGCATCTATCGAACTGGTCTTCGATAACAGCGACGGCTCGGCGCCCGGTGAATTCGTTCGCTTCAACGAAATCTCGGTCCGACGCCGGGTCTCACGCGAAGGTCAGTCGGAATACTTCCTCAACGGCTCCAAATGCCGTCGCCGCGACATCACCGATCTGTTTCTGGGCACCGGCCTGGGTCCGCGCAGCTACGCCATCATCGAACAGGGCATGATTTCCCGGCTGATTGAAGCCAAGCCTGAGGAACTGCGGGTGTATATCGAAGAGGCGGCGGGCATCTCCAAGTACAAGGAACGCCGCAAGGAAACCGAGAGCCGCATACGCCGGACCCAGGAGAACCTTGAGCGCCTGACCGATCTACGGGAAGAGCTGGGGCGCCAGTTGCAGCACCTGGAGCGACAGGCCCAGGCGGCTGAAAAGTACAAGGCCTACAAGCAGGAAGAGCGCCAGAAGAAAGCCGAGCTGACTGTGCTGCGCTGGCAGACCCTGGACAAGGACCTGCAAACCTGGCGCTCCCGCATCCGCGATACCGAACTGGAACTGGAAAAACAGCTGTCTGAGCGTGTCGGTCTGGAAACCTCCCTGGAATCCCTGCGGGGAAGCCATCAGGAGCGGAACGAGCACTTCAACAGGGCCCAGGCCCGCTATTACGAAGCCGGTGCCGACATAGCCCGCATCGAACAGAGCCTGGAACACCAGCGTGAACGCAGCCGACAGACGGCCACAGAACTGGACCAGGCCATGGCCAACCAGCGCGAACTGGCCCGTGAGCTCGAGCAGGACCAGGAAAAGCTGTCCGGCATTCAGGCAGACCTGGATATGCTGGAGCCCGAGCAGGAGTCGTTGACGCTGAAATCCGAGGAGTCCGGCGAAAAGCTTCAAAGTGCCGAAGATGCCATGAGTGAATGGCAGCATAACTGGGAGGATTTCAGTGCCCGTTCGGCAGATTCCCGTCGGCAGGCGGAACTGGCGCAGTCCCGTATACGCTCTCTGGAAAACGCGATTGAACAACTACTGACCCGTCAGCAAAGACTCAAAGACGAGCAGGAGCTGCTTGAGAGCCAGCTTGACCGCGCCGAACTGGATGACTTCCTTGAGCAGCAGGAAACCCTGGAATTGCAGCGGGAAGAAGCCTCGGAGCGAATCGAAGCAGTTCAGGATGAGCTCCAGGAGGCGCGCCACCAGCAGCGGGATGCCGAACAGGCAACAACCGACGCCCGCCAACAGGTCCAGAGCCTGAGAGCATCACTGGAATCCCAGCAGGCATTGCTGGAAGAGCAGATGGGCGGCCACGACGATGCCCTGCAGGCGTGGCTGAATGAGCGGGGTCTGAGCAACAGCCCGCGGCTGGCCAGGCAGCTCCGGATCGAGGATGGCTGGGAATTTGCGGTAGAGCAGGTGATCGGCCGGTTCACCCAGGGGCTCAGCGTTCCGGGCCTGGGTTCGGTGCAATCGGAGATGGCCGCTGCCCCCCGTGGCTTGGCGCTGGTAAGCAGTGAATCAGGCAGTGCCGGGCCATCAGAAGGGCTTGCCGGCAAAGTAACCGGCGCCGGTGGTATGGCTTCCGTGCTCGCGCTGGTGGAGACCGCGGAGTCTATGGAGGAAGCCCTTGGTCGCCAAAGCACGCTGGAGACAGGCAAGAGCATTATTACGCGCGAGGGCGCCTGGCTGTCGGCTGACTGGATCCTGATGCCGGATTCCGATGCCGCACAGGTTGGTGTGATTGAGCGTCAGAAAAAGGTCACCGCACTGGCAGAGGAGCTGGAGCAGGCAGAGGCTGCCCTGGAAACCGCAACGGATAACCTGGACCGCTTGCTGGAACGGTCGGAACGAGCGGAAGCTGCCAGAGACGAAGCCCAGGCCCGCCTCGCGGCTGCCGACCGGGAGCTGGCCACGCTGTCATCAAAGATCAGTGGTCTGAAAGCCCGTGCGGAACAGATTGATGCCCGCCTGCAGCGCATCCGCGACGATCTGGCGGATGTGTCCATGAACCTGGAAGAGCAGCAGGAACAGCTGCAGGAAACCCGGGAAGAATGGCAGCAGGCTCTCGCTTCCACGGAAGACTCTGACGAAGAGAAAGAGCGCTTGCTTGAGCGCCGGGACCTGCTGCGCGAAAACCTGGACCGGCTGCGCCAGGAGGCCCGGCATGATCGCGACCATGCCCATCAGTTGCAGCTCCAGTTACAGTCCCTGAACAGCCAGCGAGACGGCCTGCACCAGACCATCGAGCGCACGCAGCTGCAGAAAGAGCGAATCGACGAACGTCTGGACATCCTTCGGGAAAGCCGCGAAAACGCGGAAGAGCCCATTGAAGACCTGCAGATGCAGCTGGAAGGGTTGCTGGATCGTCGTCTCGCTGAAGAGGAAAAACTGGGCGTAGCGCGGGATGCGCTTGAAGAAATCGATCAGGAAGTGCGTGAGAGGGAACAAAGGCGCAGCCGCATAGAACATACCATCCAGGACGTCAGGGCCGATCTGGAAAAGCTGAAGATGGAGTCCCAGGCACTGGAAATCCGCGCCGGCAACCACCTGGAACAGCTTGAAGAACTGGATGTCCGCCTGCAGGAAGTCCTCTCGACATTGCCGGAGGACGCCAGCGAGAAGGGTTGGGCCGATGAGCTGGAAAAGCTTGCCTCACGGATCCAGCGCCTGGGGGCCATTAACCTGGCTGCCATTGAGGAGTACCAGGTACAGAGTGAACGCAAGACCTACCTGGACAGCCAGCACGAAGACCTGATGGAAGCCCTGGAAACACTGGACACGGCTATCCGCAAGATCGACCGGGAAACCCGTCAGCGCTTCAAGGAAACCTTTGATCAGGTGAACGGAGGCCTGCAGGCGCTGTTTCCGAAAGTATTCGGGGGCGGCAATGCCTACCTGGAGCTGACCGGTGAAGATCTGCTGGAAACCGGCGTGGCGATCATGGCCCGGCCGCCGGGCAAGAAAAACAGCACGATCCATCTGCTTTCCGGTGGTGAAAAGGCTCTGACGGCGATTGCGCTGGTGTTTTCGATTTTCCAGCTCAATCCGGCTCCGTTCTGTATGCTGGACGAGGTGGACGCGCCTCTGGACGACGCCAACGTGGGACGTTATGCCAACCTGGTGAAGGAAATGTCCAAACAGGTGCAGTTCATCTACATTACCCACAACAAGATCGCCATGGAAATGGCCGATCAGTTAATGGGTGTTACCATGCATGAGCAGGGTTGTTCACGACTGGTATCGGTTGATGTGGAAGAGGCGACCGCATTGGCGGAAGCCTGA
- a CDS encoding pilus assembly protein PilB: MKIRQGFEEKSRLGRLLINRGYLSESQLEEGLRLQHETGQRLGEVFVQSGWITERELHRVLKHQSRYRNAAALVTMAVLPFQPLVSFAAGNNAGESRDLSEAGQLYERSGFAPMNDNELAGVTGQGDPSLLDRVATVSAMAGVSDDQGNAGEVEPDVIEGLKLTANLFVPVLNFLDSDLTITGVHYRDDEPRYEVLASGGLRMAFPERIEQIRMDNIRVSGTQGPSMGNIAIDNIRFHPDSQMTIYTR; encoded by the coding sequence GTGAAAATCCGTCAGGGTTTTGAAGAGAAATCCCGCCTTGGCCGGTTGCTGATCAACCGGGGCTATCTTTCCGAAAGTCAGTTGGAGGAAGGTCTGCGACTCCAGCATGAAACCGGCCAGCGATTGGGTGAAGTGTTCGTCCAGTCCGGCTGGATTACCGAACGTGAGCTGCACCGGGTTCTGAAGCACCAGTCGCGGTACCGCAACGCTGCTGCACTGGTCACCATGGCCGTTCTGCCATTCCAGCCTCTGGTGAGCTTTGCCGCAGGCAATAATGCGGGTGAATCCCGTGATCTTTCTGAAGCCGGCCAGCTTTACGAGCGGTCCGGGTTTGCGCCGATGAATGATAACGAGCTGGCCGGGGTTACGGGGCAGGGGGATCCGTCCTTACTGGACCGGGTTGCCACAGTGTCGGCCATGGCCGGGGTAAGTGATGATCAGGGTAATGCCGGAGAGGTTGAACCTGATGTGATCGAGGGGTTGAAACTGACCGCCAACCTGTTTGTGCCGGTGCTGAATTTTCTGGATTCGGATCTGACTATTACCGGTGTGCACTATCGAGACGATGAACCGCGCTATGAAGTGCTGGCAAGTGGCGGCCTGCGCATGGCCTTTCCGGAGCGGATCGAACAGATCCGCATGGACAATATTCGTGTCAGTGGAACCCAGGGACCGTCCATGGGCAATATCGCCATCGACAACATCCGTTTTCACCCGGATTCACAGATGACCATCTATACCCGCTAA
- the ligA gene encoding NAD-dependent DNA ligase LigA, with the protein MTNATPDVISRAEELREILTEHNYQYYVLDDPRVPDAEYDRLFRELQELEAQHPELVTPDSPTRRVGAQGETTFDEVVHRIPMLSLDNAFSEEELRDFDRRVKDRLKSTEDIEYVCEPKLDGLAVSLHYESGILTRAATRGDGYTGEDITANIRTIPSVPLKLRGKSVPELVEVRGEVYMPLAGFETLNKRLADRGEKTFVNPRNAAAGSLRQKKPSVTARRPLEMCAYSVALEDESRLPPTHWEGLQQVKTWGFRINPEMRKATGVEACLKAYDDLMGKRASLPYEIDGIVFKVNSLALQQELGFVSRAPRWAIAHKFPAQEELTVIEDVEFQVGRTGAITPVARLKPVFVGGVTVSNATLHNMDEIRRLDARIGDTVFVRRAGDVIPQVVKVVPEKRPDNARVVELPRSCPVCQSDVVQIEGEAVARCSGGLFCPAQRKEAIRHYASRKALDIEGLGDKWIDILVDRELVNTVADLYLLKKSDLTGLDRMGEKSAGNLISAINRSRHPVLWKFVYALGIREVGEATAKALASHFGTLEAISEADEDTLQSVPDVGPIVAGHIRSFFDQPHNQETIQALRDAGVEWQSEEITATEKPLKGETWVLTGSLSGMTRDEAKARLESLGAKVAGSVSRKTACVVAGEAAGSKLTKAESLEVPVMDEQAFTDFLATHGIEG; encoded by the coding sequence ATGACCAACGCTACCCCCGACGTGATCAGCCGGGCCGAAGAACTCCGGGAGATCCTCACTGAACACAATTATCAGTATTATGTTCTGGATGATCCCCGGGTGCCGGACGCAGAGTACGATCGCCTGTTTCGCGAACTGCAGGAACTGGAAGCCCAACACCCGGAGCTTGTTACCCCGGACTCACCCACACGTCGCGTGGGCGCCCAGGGGGAAACCACCTTTGACGAGGTGGTGCACCGGATTCCGATGCTGTCCCTCGACAATGCATTCAGCGAAGAGGAACTGAGGGATTTCGACCGCCGGGTCAAAGACCGTCTGAAATCCACCGAAGACATCGAGTATGTGTGCGAGCCAAAGCTGGATGGCCTTGCGGTCAGTCTGCATTACGAATCCGGCATCCTTACCCGCGCTGCCACCCGGGGCGATGGCTACACCGGCGAAGACATTACCGCCAATATCCGTACTATCCCGTCAGTTCCACTGAAGCTCCGTGGCAAGTCGGTGCCCGAGCTTGTGGAAGTGCGCGGAGAGGTCTATATGCCCCTTGCAGGGTTTGAAACCCTGAACAAACGGCTGGCCGACCGCGGCGAGAAAACCTTCGTGAACCCCCGCAATGCTGCGGCAGGCAGCCTGCGTCAGAAAAAGCCCTCGGTGACGGCACGCCGTCCACTGGAAATGTGCGCCTACAGCGTTGCGCTGGAGGATGAGAGCCGTTTACCGCCGACACACTGGGAAGGGCTGCAACAGGTAAAAACCTGGGGGTTCCGCATAAACCCGGAGATGCGCAAGGCCACCGGGGTAGAAGCCTGTCTGAAAGCCTATGACGATCTGATGGGCAAGCGCGCCAGCCTGCCTTATGAGATCGACGGGATTGTTTTCAAGGTAAACAGTCTGGCCCTGCAACAAGAGCTGGGCTTCGTGTCCCGTGCGCCGCGTTGGGCCATTGCCCACAAGTTTCCGGCCCAGGAAGAGCTTACTGTCATAGAAGACGTGGAGTTCCAGGTGGGGCGAACCGGTGCCATTACCCCGGTTGCCCGCCTTAAACCGGTGTTTGTGGGCGGTGTTACGGTCAGCAATGCCACGCTTCACAACATGGATGAGATCCGCCGACTGGATGCCCGCATTGGCGATACCGTATTTGTTCGACGGGCCGGTGACGTGATTCCCCAGGTCGTGAAGGTGGTTCCCGAAAAGCGCCCGGACAACGCCCGGGTTGTCGAGCTGCCGCGATCCTGCCCGGTTTGCCAGTCCGATGTTGTTCAGATAGAGGGTGAGGCTGTGGCCCGCTGTTCCGGCGGACTGTTCTGTCCGGCCCAGCGCAAGGAAGCCATTCGCCACTATGCATCGCGCAAGGCACTGGATATCGAGGGCCTGGGTGACAAGTGGATCGACATTCTGGTGGATCGGGAGCTGGTGAATACTGTTGCCGATCTCTATCTGCTGAAGAAATCCGACCTGACCGGCCTGGACCGGATGGGGGAGAAGTCGGCCGGCAACCTGATCAGCGCCATCAATCGCTCCAGGCATCCGGTGTTGTGGAAGTTTGTTTATGCGCTCGGTATTCGGGAAGTCGGCGAAGCCACCGCGAAGGCTCTCGCCAGTCACTTCGGAACGCTGGAAGCCATCAGTGAGGCTGATGAGGACACCCTGCAGTCCGTTCCCGATGTGGGCCCTATTGTTGCCGGCCATATCCGCAGCTTCTTTGATCAGCCCCACAACCAGGAAACTATTCAGGCGCTCAGAGACGCCGGGGTAGAGTGGCAGAGCGAGGAAATAACCGCCACTGAGAAACCCCTGAAAGGGGAAACCTGGGTGCTGACGGGCAGCCTGTCCGGTATGACCCGGGACGAGGCCAAGGCCAGGCTCGAGTCGCTCGGAGCGAAAGTGGCCGGAAGTGTTTCCAGGAAAACCGCCTGTGTTGTCGCCGGTGAGGCGGCGGGGTCAAAGCTCACCAAGGCGGAGAGTCTGGAAGTGCCGGTGATGGACGAGCAGGCCTTTACCGACTTTCTTGCAACCCATGGCATCGAAGGCTGA